A section of the Candidatus Limnocylindrales bacterium genome encodes:
- a CDS encoding serine hydrolase domain-containing protein, whose translation MERLSINRRIFLKTGIALLASGATTVMWSKSGNAGSLKENVDGLLRSAADAGDIPGVVAMATNRDGTIYEGAFGQRILGQNIAMTTDTVVWIASMTKALTTAAAMQLVEQGKLELDSPASRWVPDLANVEVLEGWDASGQPRTRAPKRPITLRHLLTHTAGFSYEFWNADIQRYQQVKNIPGIGTCQNAALRTPLVADPGERWEYGIGIDWAGKMIEAVSGKRLGVYLQENLFNPLGMKNTAFKITPEMRERLARVHQRGSDGKLTPTDFAMPEEPEFEMGGGGLYSTAGDYLLFIRMILNRGKGNGNQVLKPETVDLMSRNAIGDLKVRMLKTVMPDLSNDAEFFPGMPKSWGLGFMINEQTAPTGRSAGSLAWAGLANTYFWIDPYKGLGGVYLTQIFPFADTKSLPLFYAFEKAVYQSQA comes from the coding sequence ATGGAAAGATTATCAATAAATCGGCGAATTTTTCTAAAGACCGGAATAGCCTTACTTGCAAGTGGGGCCACCACGGTTATGTGGAGTAAAAGTGGTAATGCAGGATCTTTGAAAGAGAATGTAGATGGGTTACTGCGAAGTGCTGCCGACGCAGGTGATATTCCAGGTGTGGTGGCCATGGCTACTAACCGGGACGGCACGATTTATGAAGGTGCCTTCGGCCAGCGCATACTGGGTCAAAACATCGCGATGACCACCGATACCGTGGTTTGGATTGCTTCCATGACCAAGGCCCTTACCACTGCTGCAGCCATGCAGTTAGTCGAACAGGGAAAGCTTGAGCTGGATAGTCCTGCGAGCCGCTGGGTACCGGATCTTGCTAACGTTGAAGTGTTGGAAGGTTGGGATGCCAGTGGCCAGCCACGCACCCGTGCCCCTAAACGGCCCATTACCCTACGCCACCTGCTCACGCACACGGCGGGGTTTTCCTACGAGTTCTGGAATGCCGATATCCAGCGTTACCAGCAAGTTAAAAATATTCCCGGAATCGGAACCTGCCAGAACGCCGCCTTACGCACACCCCTCGTGGCCGATCCGGGTGAACGCTGGGAATACGGTATCGGAATCGACTGGGCGGGAAAGATGATTGAGGCGGTAAGTGGGAAACGATTGGGGGTTTATCTGCAAGAAAACCTCTTCAATCCCCTCGGCATGAAGAATACGGCGTTTAAAATCACACCGGAGATGCGGGAACGCCTGGCCAGGGTTCATCAACGTGGTAGTGACGGTAAACTTACCCCTACCGACTTTGCGATGCCGGAGGAGCCTGAATTCGAGATGGGTGGAGGCGGGCTTTACTCCACGGCCGGAGACTACCTCCTGTTCATACGTATGATCCTTAATCGGGGTAAAGGAAACGGTAATCAGGTGCTCAAGCCGGAGACCGTAGATCTGATGTCACGAAACGCCATAGGAGATCTCAAGGTCCGGATGCTTAAAACCGTGATGCCGGATCTGTCCAACGATGCGGAGTTCTTCCCCGGTATGCCGAAGAGTTGGGGTCTTGGCTTCATGATCAATGAACAGACTGCACCCACAGGTCGCTCGGCAGGCAGTCTGGCTTGGGCGGGCCTGGCAAATACCTATTTCTGGATTGATCCTTATAAAGGTCTAGGTGGGGTGTATTTAACCCAGATTTTCCCCTTTGCAGACACGAAATCACTACCGTTGTTCTATGCCTTCGAAAAGGCAGTGTATCAATCCCAGGCCTAA
- a CDS encoding FAD-dependent oxidoreductase: protein MNKSFSKSVVIVGAGVAGLTLGYLLKKEGWEVTVIERDKTVGGLARSFQYDDFIFDIGPKRFHTDDKEVLAFLHEILQGDHLIVTRASSVYMFGKYFDWPLNSKALFKLPPSIMIRSFIDLIRKREAQNNDSFSEYTRSRYGETLYRLFFKPYTEKFLQIPCEQVHVDWAKTGINRAIIDKRVKSESLLDLVKTVLLPAPVKTEFIYPSYGGFGTFCKKLEARLREMGGKILLQTTVSQLNIQDHRISEVLLTDGTRLRPDYVVWSGNLLNLAQLLAQPAPRIRYLSTICYNLKMKGDPLQRAQWIYYGGADLRMSRVSITREMAPYMAPEGMSGLCVEVTCLEGDEVWKTPESLVPQIQKDLVRVKLIPRVDCIFGVHIERIRDSYPIYDLDYRKNFSQAARIAKPFKNLKLLGRTGAFWYNNSDHSMKMSMDMARHLSYGHAMAEKDEYFKA from the coding sequence ATGAATAAATCCTTTTCGAAAAGTGTTGTCATTGTGGGCGCAGGAGTCGCCGGCTTGACTTTAGGATACCTTCTTAAAAAGGAAGGGTGGGAGGTTACCGTTATTGAGCGCGACAAAACCGTGGGAGGACTTGCACGGTCCTTTCAATACGATGATTTTATCTTTGATATCGGGCCTAAACGTTTTCATACCGATGATAAAGAAGTTCTTGCTTTTCTCCATGAGATCTTGCAGGGGGATCACCTGATTGTAACCCGAGCCAGTAGTGTTTATATGTTTGGTAAATATTTTGACTGGCCCCTTAATTCCAAAGCTTTATTTAAACTCCCGCCTTCGATTATGATCCGGTCTTTTATCGATCTGATTCGAAAACGTGAAGCCCAAAATAACGATTCCTTTTCTGAATATACCCGGTCCCGTTATGGAGAAACCCTTTATCGTTTGTTTTTTAAACCTTACACGGAAAAATTCTTGCAGATTCCTTGTGAACAAGTCCATGTAGACTGGGCTAAGACCGGTATCAATCGAGCAATAATCGACAAGCGGGTTAAATCAGAGTCCTTGTTGGATCTGGTAAAGACGGTTTTATTGCCTGCACCGGTTAAAACGGAGTTTATCTATCCGAGCTACGGCGGGTTTGGTACTTTCTGTAAAAAGTTAGAGGCCAGACTTCGTGAAATGGGAGGGAAGATCCTTCTCCAGACGACGGTTTCCCAACTGAATATACAAGACCATAGGATCTCTGAGGTTCTTTTGACAGATGGAACCCGACTACGACCTGATTATGTGGTCTGGAGTGGAAATTTGTTGAATTTAGCTCAACTTCTGGCCCAGCCTGCCCCGAGGATCAGATACCTTTCCACCATCTGTTATAACCTTAAAATGAAGGGAGACCCTCTCCAACGAGCCCAGTGGATTTATTATGGTGGAGCGGATCTCCGTATGAGCCGGGTCTCGATTACCAGGGAAATGGCCCCTTATATGGCTCCAGAAGGAATGTCCGGACTTTGTGTGGAGGTAACCTGCTTGGAAGGAGATGAAGTATGGAAAACTCCGGAAAGTCTGGTTCCCCAGATCCAGAAGGATCTGGTTCGGGTTAAACTCATTCCCAGGGTAGACTGTATCTTCGGTGTACATATCGAGCGGATTCGGGATAGTTACCCCATCTATGACCTCGATTATCGGAAGAACTTCTCCCAGGCAGCTAGAATTGCCAAGCCTTTCAAAAATCTAAAGCTCTTAGGAAGAACCGGTGCTTTTTGGTATAACAACTCGGATCATTCCATGAAAATGTCTATGGATATGGCAAGGCATCTTTCTTACGGACATGCCATGGCCGAGAAAGATGAGTACTTTAAAGCCTGA
- a CDS encoding glycosyltransferase family 39 protein: MRWVSKKYVSSSCGILLLLLFLISLRIIHLTADPPANLDWSGGVFFDEGMLAHGARNKILFGQWDLDEWNDFYISPILAYIKWLVFYMAGVGIAQVRLVPLFFSSLSLIFFYLTFKESFERKVASLALFLLGFNYLFLMFNRPGLTETSVVFFMILSAYFWQRGWNKGRWEEIEAHNPSLQPDSTSVPPDFRSSVSQNTASLIYFFLSGVSCFTAYIFKNLPYLLPVPLLATLLSFHILPQPPVSRSSYSRMPLPSYLRILTSLLLGMLVPFLIWYTFFYLRYFPSIHQAMSYYKQQSAPRSLDQILFNISHLPFFGYFMKTPLELFLSFACIGYFIYLFFHDHPQTIPDKEPIADNRRLHPVDLFMLCWYLMHFFLFAIITYRPVRYYVPIIPPMCALTARAMMAWGGLRSWRVQKRLSPGSIPFLIFWLTVFLSYGVIPLLYRFAGVFSLKLPDLTWKRGLGISALISVIFIGTMASIFKKWGGQSWILPHRAFFTGFLLLPLMATIFINGYQYYEWAAYPQYTVRDISRELGNRLQNAFIAGLGAPTICLENRHRAIHVYENFFNYRNTFDRYPITHLFMGAYNQEVKFYYRQFFPQMQRAVLEKVYPIKDSHFYFYSLVEPSIEKIRISEEKDPEGGSGEIEKGGFSLSPARPLKVTLFVRNNEYTNRRDVKIGWVLHPSPLKSEENVSNPLDLENPSGSGDIIALASSSISLQPGEIGQVTLSREVTPGSYHLLAFTLPSYENIFEAEYLDHRIGEEQKDPEAYNGIAWKVSKTGRDRNYAVFGPYLRYPPGYLKVAFRLKTSDNTEDLPIARIDVTSEMGRKALAIRDLQGRDFKTPGAYEEFELFCYLEDLEKLEFRVLSHGQADIWIDRIRVEFTKGLWYGQPVIVNKLVSSPLHNPFQE, encoded by the coding sequence ATGCGATGGGTGAGCAAAAAATACGTATCATCTTCCTGCGGGATTCTTCTTCTGCTTCTTTTTCTTATTTCGCTTCGGATTATCCACTTAACCGCAGACCCCCCGGCCAATTTAGATTGGAGCGGTGGGGTTTTCTTTGATGAAGGGATGCTGGCCCATGGAGCCCGAAATAAAATTCTCTTTGGTCAGTGGGATCTCGATGAATGGAATGATTTTTATATCAGCCCTATCCTGGCCTACATTAAATGGCTGGTTTTCTATATGGCGGGTGTTGGAATAGCCCAGGTACGTCTGGTTCCTTTGTTTTTCAGTAGCCTGAGTCTTATCTTCTTTTATCTGACCTTTAAGGAAAGTTTCGAGCGAAAAGTAGCTTCCCTGGCTTTATTTCTCCTGGGCTTTAACTATCTCTTCCTTATGTTCAACCGTCCCGGGCTTACAGAGACCTCCGTGGTTTTTTTTATGATTCTGTCGGCGTATTTCTGGCAGAGAGGCTGGAACAAGGGGAGATGGGAAGAGATCGAAGCACACAATCCGTCTCTACAACCAGACTCAACGAGCGTACCCCCGGATTTTCGTAGCTCTGTATCTCAGAATACAGCCTCTTTGATCTATTTCTTCCTCTCCGGGGTCAGTTGCTTTACCGCCTATATTTTCAAGAATCTCCCCTATCTTCTACCTGTCCCCCTCCTGGCAACGCTTCTGTCTTTTCATATTCTTCCGCAACCCCCCGTCTCCAGGTCTTCGTATTCCCGTATGCCTCTGCCTTCTTATCTTCGTATCCTTACCTCTCTTCTGCTGGGAATGTTGGTTCCTTTTCTCATCTGGTATACTTTCTTTTATCTCCGCTACTTTCCCTCCATCCATCAGGCCATGAGCTATTATAAACAACAATCGGCACCCCGATCCCTGGACCAGATACTTTTTAATATCTCCCACCTCCCCTTCTTTGGTTATTTCATGAAAACCCCCCTTGAGCTTTTTCTTTCCTTTGCCTGTATAGGGTATTTTATCTATCTTTTCTTCCATGACCATCCGCAAACAATCCCGGACAAAGAACCGATAGCAGATAACCGACGGCTTCATCCCGTCGATCTTTTTATGCTTTGCTGGTATCTCATGCACTTTTTCCTTTTTGCGATAATAACTTATCGCCCCGTACGTTATTATGTTCCCATCATTCCTCCTATGTGCGCCCTGACTGCACGAGCCATGATGGCCTGGGGAGGATTAAGATCCTGGAGAGTTCAAAAACGATTATCCCCTGGATCGATACCCTTTTTGATCTTCTGGTTGACCGTATTCCTGAGTTATGGAGTGATCCCTCTTCTTTATCGGTTCGCCGGGGTCTTTTCTCTGAAGCTTCCCGATTTAACCTGGAAGCGAGGATTGGGGATTTCGGCGTTGATCTCTGTAATTTTTATCGGGACGATGGCCTCGATTTTTAAGAAATGGGGTGGGCAGAGCTGGATTCTTCCTCATAGAGCCTTTTTCACGGGGTTTCTATTGTTACCTCTGATGGCTACGATTTTTATCAATGGTTATCAGTATTATGAATGGGCAGCTTATCCTCAATATACCGTTCGGGATATTTCTCGGGAGCTGGGAAATAGGCTGCAAAATGCCTTTATCGCCGGCCTGGGGGCTCCCACCATCTGCCTGGAAAACAGGCATCGGGCTATCCATGTTTATGAAAACTTTTTTAACTATCGAAATACCTTCGATCGTTATCCCATAACCCATCTTTTCATGGGAGCTTATAACCAGGAGGTTAAATTTTACTACCGACAATTCTTTCCACAAATGCAAAGGGCCGTTTTAGAAAAAGTCTATCCCATCAAGGATTCCCATTTTTACTTTTACTCTTTGGTGGAACCCTCCATCGAAAAGATCAGGATCTCTGAGGAAAAAGACCCAGAAGGGGGGAGTGGGGAAATAGAAAAAGGGGGATTTTCTCTTTCGCCTGCCCGTCCTTTAAAGGTTACTTTATTTGTCCGAAACAATGAGTATACCAATCGGCGAGATGTAAAAATTGGTTGGGTTTTACATCCCTCTCCTTTAAAATCCGAGGAGAACGTGTCGAACCCTCTAGATTTAGAAAATCCTTCAGGTTCGGGAGATATAATCGCTTTAGCATCTTCTTCAATTTCTCTTCAACCCGGTGAAATCGGTCAGGTTACCCTATCCAGGGAGGTAACCCCGGGATCTTATCACCTCCTGGCCTTTACTTTACCATCCTATGAAAATATATTTGAAGCTGAATATCTGGATCATCGGATTGGGGAAGAACAGAAGGATCCTGAAGCCTATAACGGGATTGCCTGGAAGGTTTCCAAAACCGGTCGGGATAGGAATTATGCGGTTTTCGGCCCTTATCTCAGGTATCCACCAGGATACCTTAAAGTTGCTTTTCGATTGAAAACTTCCGATAATACGGAAGATTTACCCATTGCCCGAATCGACGTAACCTCAGAGATGGGAAGGAAGGCCCTGGCCATCCGGGATCTCCAAGGGAGGGATTTTAAAACGCCGGGGGCCTATGAAGAATTTGAATTGTTCTGTTACTTAGAAGATCTTGAGAAACTGGAATTTCGAGTACTTTCCCATGGCCAAGCGGATATCTGGATCGATCGAATTCGGGTTGAGTTTACGAAAGGATTGTGGTATGGGCAACCTGTTATTGTCAATAAGTTGGTGAGTAGCCCCCTCCACAACCCCTTTCAAGAATAG
- a CDS encoding glycosyltransferase family 2 protein, producing MENKKFKLSFVIPVYNEEKTLLELYERIKKVIEELRVRYQILFVDDGSQDRSVQILQSLCEKDAGIQVILFSRNFGHQTAVTAGLHYATGDAVVVMDSDLQDPPEIILQFVQKWQEGYQVVYGIRKKRKEHIFLRIMYALFYRMLKTVSTIEIPLDAGDFCLMDKKIVKLLNSIPERNRFVRGIRSWVGFNQIGIPYERDKRFGGESKYSLGKLMKLALDGFVSFSYAPLRFASYTGFSVSAFSLIYGLGTFFQKIFTNTTVPGYTTTIIMICFLGGVQLITIGIIGEYLGRIYDEVKNRPLYIVRGILGSPQGQDSEMKSDG from the coding sequence GTGGAAAATAAGAAGTTTAAATTATCCTTTGTTATTCCGGTTTATAACGAGGAAAAAACTCTGCTGGAATTATATGAACGAATCAAAAAGGTCATTGAAGAACTGAGAGTCCGCTATCAAATCCTATTTGTGGATGACGGAAGTCAAGATAGGTCTGTTCAGATTCTCCAGAGTTTGTGTGAGAAAGATGCCGGAATCCAGGTCATCCTCTTCTCCAGGAATTTCGGGCATCAAACGGCTGTTACCGCAGGTCTTCATTATGCCACCGGAGATGCCGTAGTGGTGATGGATTCAGATCTTCAGGATCCACCCGAAATCATTCTCCAGTTCGTTCAAAAGTGGCAAGAAGGTTATCAGGTTGTTTATGGAATCAGAAAAAAGAGAAAAGAGCATATTTTTCTCAGAATCATGTATGCACTCTTTTATAGAATGCTAAAAACGGTTTCAACCATAGAAATTCCCCTGGACGCCGGAGATTTCTGCCTGATGGATAAAAAAATTGTTAAGCTCCTTAATTCCATTCCGGAGAGAAATCGGTTCGTTCGTGGAATACGAAGTTGGGTGGGTTTTAACCAGATCGGAATCCCTTACGAACGGGACAAAAGATTCGGGGGAGAGTCTAAGTACTCGTTGGGCAAATTGATGAAATTGGCCCTGGATGGTTTTGTCTCTTTTTCCTATGCACCCCTCCGCTTTGCCTCTTATACCGGGTTTTCGGTTTCTGCCTTTAGTCTGATCTATGGTCTGGGAACTTTCTTTCAGAAAATTTTTACCAATACCACCGTTCCCGGCTATACCACAACCATTATCATGATTTGTTTCCTCGGAGGTGTCCAACTTATTACCATTGGCATCATCGGCGAATACCTGGGACGTATTTATGATGAGGTTAAGAATCGCCCTTTATATATCGTGCGGGGTATTTTAGGATCTCCCCAAGGGCAAGACTCTGAAATGAAATCTGATGGGTAA
- a CDS encoding UbiA-like polyprenyltransferase: MSVYKSIRIYGEMIKFSHTVFALPFALSGVVLASREHLPTFEQIFWILMAMVGARSAAMGFNRLVDHSLDALNPRTQNRALPRGLVSKKEVSLFIVFFSLLFIFSAYQLNRLCFLLSPVVLFLMFFYSYTKRFTWTSHFFLGTAIGIAPSAAWLALTGSLDRVPLLLTLAVLTWIAGFDILYACQDYEFDITHRLHSIPQRFGIPNALLLARALHGVTFLCFFAIGLLSHRHLIYGVGLSVIAGLLIYEHRLIKPEDLSKIDLAFFKVNGVISILFFLITLTDVAIYG; this comes from the coding sequence ATGTCGGTTTATAAGAGTATCCGGATTTACGGGGAGATGATTAAATTTTCCCATACGGTTTTTGCTCTTCCCTTTGCCTTGAGTGGCGTTGTTCTGGCTTCTCGAGAACACTTGCCTACCTTTGAGCAGATATTCTGGATTCTGATGGCTATGGTGGGGGCTCGAAGTGCTGCCATGGGATTTAACCGTTTGGTTGATCATTCCCTCGATGCCTTAAATCCCAGAACGCAAAATCGCGCTCTACCTCGAGGTCTTGTATCTAAAAAGGAAGTCAGCCTGTTTATTGTCTTCTTCTCTTTGCTCTTCATCTTTTCGGCTTATCAGCTCAATCGCCTCTGCTTTCTGCTCTCCCCGGTGGTTCTGTTCCTGATGTTCTTTTATTCTTATACCAAACGATTTACCTGGACCAGTCATTTCTTCCTGGGAACTGCTATAGGTATCGCCCCTTCTGCAGCCTGGCTGGCCCTGACAGGTAGCCTCGATAGGGTTCCTCTTTTATTAACCCTGGCCGTTTTAACCTGGATCGCAGGATTTGACATCTTATATGCCTGCCAGGACTATGAGTTTGATATCACGCACAGACTCCATTCGATTCCCCAACGGTTCGGAATCCCTAACGCTTTGCTCCTGGCCCGGGCCCTCCATGGGGTTACGTTCCTCTGCTTTTTTGCCATAGGTCTTCTATCCCATCGGCACCTTATTTATGGCGTAGGTCTCTCCGTAATAGCCGGATTACTCATCTATGAACATCGGTTGATCAAACCGGAGGATCTTTCAAAGATCGACCTGGCTTTCTTTAAAGTCAATGGAGTGATTAGTATCCTGTTTTTTCTTATTACCTTAACCGATGTGGCGATTTACGGGTAA
- a CDS encoding CBS domain-containing protein — translation MSCKAAGKVKGTGVFYLCLLIFKSYCLRALVAIKPGKIMATARDIMTKNVVTIDGNATVADAVELMKAKKIRSLIVERRNEQDGYGIITYKDVAYKVVAKGLDAYHVKVHEVMTKPVIVVTPNLNIKYVARLFANTGITRAPVIEGDKMIGFITISDILFDLRLVNQAL, via the coding sequence TTGAGCTGCAAAGCTGCCGGGAAAGTCAAAGGCACAGGGGTTTTTTACCTTTGTCTTTTGATTTTTAAATCTTACTGCCTGCGCGCTTTGGTAGCTATAAAGCCAGGGAAGATTATGGCAACCGCACGGGACATAATGACGAAAAACGTTGTTACCATTGATGGAAATGCTACGGTGGCAGATGCTGTTGAGTTAATGAAAGCGAAAAAGATTAGAAGCTTGATTGTCGAGCGACGAAATGAGCAGGATGGGTATGGTATCATTACCTATAAAGATGTGGCCTATAAGGTTGTTGCTAAGGGATTAGATGCCTATCATGTCAAAGTCCATGAAGTCATGACAAAACCGGTTATCGTCGTGACACCTAATCTTAATATCAAGTATGTGGCCAGGCTCTTTGCAAATACGGGAATAACCCGGGCTCCGGTTATTGAAGGGGATAAAATGATCGGGTTTATAACCATCTCAGATATTCTCTTTGACCTACGTCTGGTCAACCAGGCCCTCTAA
- the ispE gene encoding 4-(cytidine 5'-diphospho)-2-C-methyl-D-erythritol kinase: MTELEIILNLLSNMKELVLKSPAKINLGLQVLGKRSDGYHEVRTILQEIELHDLLYLSRIEEGIQLQCNHPRLPLNEQNLAFKAARLIKEKTRFSGGVKIYLDKKIPIGGGLGGGSSNAACVIKGLNQLWGLGLTREEMQNLGAEIGSDVPFFISGGTALATGRGEKIQQLPSFPKTWLIVITPDVEISTSWAYKNLNLELTNCSTNSNVILPEDERNRWFSRVWEGKWINAFEDLVIREYPVVGEAKKLLEQIGARWVSLSGSGSSVFGIFNNQGEAELARSQITESTWFVYLTHTVER, from the coding sequence TTGACAGAGTTGGAAATTATCCTTAATTTACTCAGCAACATGAAAGAGCTTGTCCTTAAATCTCCGGCTAAAATTAATTTAGGTCTCCAGGTTTTGGGAAAGAGGTCCGACGGCTATCATGAAGTTCGGACGATCCTTCAAGAAATTGAACTTCATGATCTTCTCTACCTGAGCCGGATCGAAGAGGGAATACAACTCCAGTGCAATCACCCTCGTCTTCCCCTCAATGAGCAGAATCTGGCTTTTAAAGCCGCCCGACTCATCAAGGAAAAAACAAGGTTTTCGGGGGGGGTTAAGATTTACCTGGATAAAAAGATTCCCATAGGCGGAGGGTTAGGGGGTGGAAGTAGTAATGCCGCCTGTGTTATTAAAGGATTAAATCAACTTTGGGGCCTGGGACTTACTCGGGAGGAGATGCAAAATTTGGGAGCAGAAATCGGTTCCGACGTTCCATTTTTTATCTCTGGAGGAACGGCGCTGGCTACGGGTCGGGGAGAAAAAATTCAACAACTTCCCTCTTTTCCCAAGACCTGGCTTATCGTGATCACTCCAGATGTGGAGATTTCGACCTCGTGGGCTTATAAAAATTTAAATTTGGAGTTGACAAATTGTTCTACAAATAGTAACGTGATTTTGCCGGAAGATGAGAGGAACAGGTGGTTTTCCCGAGTATGGGAAGGTAAGTGGATAAACGCCTTTGAAGACCTAGTTATCCGCGAGTATCCGGTTGTAGGGGAAGCTAAAAAACTTCTTGAGCAGATTGGGGCCAGGTGGGTGTCCTTATCCGGTAGTGGATCTTCTGTATTTGGAATCTTCAACAATCAAGGAGAAGCGGAGCTGGCCCGTTCCCAGATAACAGAAAGTACGTGGTTTGTATATCTGACCCACACGGTAGAGCGGTAA
- a CDS encoding GYD domain-containing protein, whose translation MATYIILSRLSPEAFADPKDLKQLADTVAAKIKSECPGVVWKDSFATLGRFDVVDIVESDDPRQVEKAAMIIRAYGHSTTETLSATPWKEFLAML comes from the coding sequence ATGGCAACTTATATTATTCTGAGCCGGCTTTCCCCTGAAGCCTTTGCAGATCCTAAGGATCTTAAGCAATTAGCCGATACCGTGGCTGCAAAAATTAAGAGTGAGTGCCCTGGTGTGGTCTGGAAGGATAGTTTTGCAACCCTGGGGCGCTTCGATGTAGTTGATATTGTTGAATCGGATGACCCCCGGCAAGTTGAAAAAGCAGCCATGATTATTCGGGCCTATGGACATTCGACCACCGAGACACTAAGCGCGACACCGTGGAAAGAATTTCTTGCAATGCTTTAG